Within the Gracilinema caldarium DSM 7334 genome, the region TGAAGCGGCCATGCTGAGGCTTGGCGGTTCCTGTCTCGGCTTCGCCGAACCTTCCTCCAGTTCGGTAGCCAAGGGGGAAAGCCTGGCCGACACGATCCGGACCGTAGCGGCCTACGCGGACCTCATTGTCATGCGGAATCCCAAGGAAGGGGCTGCCCTCTTAGCTTCCCGCTATTCATCGGTCCCAGTAGTTAATGCGGGCGATGGGGGCCACCACCACCCTACCCAGACCTTGACGGATCTCCTGACCATCCGCCAGCTCCGGGGTACCACCGAAGGACTTACCATAGGCTTCTGCGGCGACCTCCGCTTCGGCCGAACGGTGCATTCGCTGGCAGAAACCCTGGCCCGGTATAAAAACAACAAAATGGTCTTTATCTCTCCGCCGGAACTTAGGATTCCCGATTACATCAAAACCGGAGCCCTGGCTAAAAACCAGATTGAATACCGGGAAACGGACCGGCTCGAAGCGGTCATGGGCGACCTGGATGTGCTGTACATGACCCGGGTCCAGCGGGAACGGTTCTTTAATGAAGAAGATTATGTCCGGCTCAAGGACTTCTATATCCTGGACAATGAAAAATTAAAAACCGCAAAAAAGGACCTTATCATCCTGCACCCCCTGCCCCGGGTGAATGAAATCGCCATTGAGGTCGATGCAGACCCCCGGGCAGTCTACTTTGCCCAGGCAAAATACGGCATGTATGTCCGTATGGCCCTGATAGCCTCACTGTTAGGAGTTGCATCATGTTAAACATAGCAAAAATAAAGAACGGCATCGTCATTGACCACATTAAAGCAGGCCAGGGCCTGCGGATCTTTAACTGGCTCGGCCTCGGCAAGGCGCCCTACACCGTCGCCTTTGTGGTAAACGCCGAATCAAAGCGCATGGGACGGAAGGATATCATCAAGATTGATAACGAAATCACCATCGACTTCGCAGTCCTGGGCCTCATCGACCCGAACATCACCGTAAACATCATCGAAAACGAACAAATCACCGAAAAAATCCGGCTGAAACTCCCCGAACGAGTAGAAAACATCCTCATCTGTAAAAACCCCCGGTGCATCACCGCCACAGAACGCTACGCCCCCCACATATTTCACCTGGTGGACCCAGAGCAGGGGCTCTACCGCTGTGAATACTGCGATGAGCAGCGAAGCACCGAGGACTTCCGGTAGGACAGGCCCATGAGAATTATTTTTGAACAGGTCCGGCTGGTAGACCACAGCATGGACCGCCGGGGCACCCTGGTTATTGAAAACGGACACATTAAAACCATTTCATTTAACTCGAAGGAAGACTTCCAGGTTGATGAACGGCTCCCGGGCCCGGCGCTGCGCATTGACTGTTCCGGCACCGATTGGGTACTCATGCCTGCCTTCGTGGACCTGCACGCCCATTTCCGCGACCCGGGCTTTCCGGAAAAGGAAACCCTGGAATCGGCGAGCCTGGCCGCTGTCGCCGGAGGCTATGGTACGGTGGTCTGTATGGCCAACACCAAACCGCCCATCGACAACCTGGATCTGGCCAAGCTCCTGCGGGAACGCGCTCATCAGCTCGGACTCATCGACCTGTACCCGGTGCTCTCTTTGACCCGGGGCATGGAAGGCCGCGACACAAGCCATCTGGAAGCCCTGGCGAAAGCCCCGGATCCGGGGGTCCTTCGGGACACGGTACGGCTCCTTTCCGAGGACGGCAGGGACGTATCCGATGATGAGACCCTACGCAGGGCATTTCGCTCAGCTCGACAGCTGGGGCTCAGGGTAAGCTACCACTGTGACTGGGGCGGAGCCGAAGCAGAAGCGGCAAAGGCTGCAGGCGCAGCCCGGGCATACTGGAGCCGGATAGAAGAAAACCAAGCCACCGAGCGGGTCCTCAGGCTTGCCGCCGAATGCGGCATCTCTATCCACATAGCCCATGTATCCACCAAAGAAGCCCTGGAGATGGTACGAAAGGCCCAGGCCGCCGACGCTTCCCGAAGTTCGAGCCGTGAAAGCGGCCAGGATGGTTTCAGGGTTACCTGCGAGGTTACCCCCCATCACCTAGCCTGTACGGAGGAAGATGCGGAAGAGCTCGGCCCTGAAAGCATTGGCCGGGTCAATCCCCCCCTCAGGAACACCGAAGACATTACAGCCCTGATCAGGGGCATACAGGATGGCACCATCACCGCCATTGCGACAGACCATGCGCCCCATACTGAGTCTGATAAAATCCAGGGGGCACCGGGCTTTATTGGCCTCGAAACAGCCTTTGCAGTCTCCTATACTACGCTGGTTGAGGGAAACCATTGCTCTCTGCAAAAGCTTTCAGCCCTGATGAGCTACAAGCCCAGCCGCATCCTGGGCCTCACCGACCGGGGCATCCTCGCCCCCTGGGCAAGGGCAGACCTGGTCCTGGTAGACCCCCAGGCAAAAGTAGTGGTTCAAAAAACAGATTTCAAGTCCCGGAGCAGTAACAGTCCTTTCATCGGCCGAAAACTGCAGGGCCGGATCCTCATGACCCTGCACCAAGGACAGATTGTATATGAGGGAAGGCGGTAACGGCCTCGCCCCTCTTAAAACCATGAAGTAAGGAGAACGTGATGAGATTACAAATGGATGCCCTCTATGATTCTGTACGGGATCGGGGGCCGGTCTGTGTGGGCCTTGATACGGCCCCGGAATATATCCCTCCCCGGGAACGGCTCCATGCCGCCTCAGAAGCCAGGGCCCTCTATAATTTTAACCGGGCTATTATCGATGCAACCAGGGATGTTGCAGCCTGCTATAAGGTTCAGATTGCCTATTACGAAGCCCTGGGGCTTCCGGGACTTGAGGCTTACCGGGACACCCTACGCTATATAAGAGAACAGAAAGGTATTGTCATAGCAGACATTAAACGGGGGGACATTGCCGATACAGCAAAATGTTACGCTAAAGCCCATTTCGAAGGGGATTTTGAAGCAGACCTAGTTACCCTTTCACCCTATATGGGGATGGATTCCATCGAGCCATGGTTTAGCTATGCACAAGAACGGGGAAAGGGAGCCTTTGTCCTCATGCGGACCAGCAACAAGGGTATGCGGGACTTTGAATACCAGGAACTGGCTTCGGGGGGACGGCTCTACCATGAGGTGGGCCGCAAAATGACAGCCCTGACGAAGGAATGCCGGGGCGAACGGGGGTATGGAGCCTTTGGTGTGGTGGTCGGCTGTACAGAGGCAGAAGAATCCGAAACCATACGGCAGACCTACCGGGACCTGTTCTTCCTCATACCCGGTTATGGAGCTCAGGGAGGAGCCGCCCAGGATGCGGCCCGATTATTGATTGATGGAAACGGCGGGGTGGTCAATGCTTCCCGGTCCATCCTGAAGGCCTGGTTTACCGACTTTGAATCCCAGAACCTGTCCCAGGCGACCTATAACGACGTAGCCGCCGCCGCCCGCCGGGAGGTCATAAGAATGAAAACCGACATTCTCGCCGCCTGCGGCGTCCCGGAAGGGACCGCCAGTACGGCCGCTACCGGGTACTCCAGTACAACCTCAGACTCAGCCCCAGGGTCAGGCAATAATCCTCACCCCACTGCTCCGGGGGTATCCCATGGCTGATTCCAGCACCTGTCATCATGATCGGGCCTTTTTATCCTGCACCATCGTTGCTAATGCACCGATTCATACTGTTCCCGGCGAAGGGCTTGTTACCGAAATGCAGGTAAGCTGGGAAGGCCCCGTACCCCAGCCAGGCCAGTTTTTCATGCTTAGGCTTGAGCGGAGCGGGGTTCTTTTAGGCCGGCCCATCAGTGTCCTGGGATACCGGAACGGGCTTGTAAGCTTTATGATTGCCGAACGGGGCAAGGGCAGCCGGGAACTAGTAACAGCCCGAGCCGGGGAAGCCATAGAACTTTCAGGCCCCCTTGGAAACACCTGGCCTGTGCCGCCTCTCGGTGATGGTCCCATAGCCCTCGTTGGGGGCGGCATCGGCATTGCCCCCCTCATCTACCTGAGCGAAAGGCTTCCGCCTGGAAGTTTCCATTTCTACGGCGGCTTCCGTTCCAAGCCCTACGGACTGGAAGGCTTTCCACCGGAAAGCCTCACCCTTGCAAGCGAAGATGGTTCTGTAGGCTACCGGGGCCGGATTCCTGACGTTTTTAATCCCGCCGGCTTCCGGGCTGTGTACGCCTGCGGACCA harbors:
- the pyrB gene encoding aspartate carbamoyltransferase; the encoded protein is MLKGRHLVDPRDLQLTELDALFSLAEQIQKNQSHYRDLCRGQILATLFFEPSTRTRLSFEAAMLRLGGSCLGFAEPSSSSVAKGESLADTIRTVAAYADLIVMRNPKEGAALLASRYSSVPVVNAGDGGHHHPTQTLTDLLTIRQLRGTTEGLTIGFCGDLRFGRTVHSLAETLARYKNNKMVFISPPELRIPDYIKTGALAKNQIEYRETDRLEAVMGDLDVLYMTRVQRERFFNEEDYVRLKDFYILDNEKLKTAKKDLIILHPLPRVNEIAIEVDADPRAVYFAQAKYGMYVRMALIASLLGVASC
- a CDS encoding aspartate carbamoyltransferase regulatory subunit — translated: MLNIAKIKNGIVIDHIKAGQGLRIFNWLGLGKAPYTVAFVVNAESKRMGRKDIIKIDNEITIDFAVLGLIDPNITVNIIENEQITEKIRLKLPERVENILICKNPRCITATERYAPHIFHLVDPEQGLYRCEYCDEQRSTEDFR
- a CDS encoding dihydroorotase, coding for MRIIFEQVRLVDHSMDRRGTLVIENGHIKTISFNSKEDFQVDERLPGPALRIDCSGTDWVLMPAFVDLHAHFRDPGFPEKETLESASLAAVAGGYGTVVCMANTKPPIDNLDLAKLLRERAHQLGLIDLYPVLSLTRGMEGRDTSHLEALAKAPDPGVLRDTVRLLSEDGRDVSDDETLRRAFRSARQLGLRVSYHCDWGGAEAEAAKAAGAARAYWSRIEENQATERVLRLAAECGISIHIAHVSTKEALEMVRKAQAADASRSSSRESGQDGFRVTCEVTPHHLACTEEDAEELGPESIGRVNPPLRNTEDITALIRGIQDGTITAIATDHAPHTESDKIQGAPGFIGLETAFAVSYTTLVEGNHCSLQKLSALMSYKPSRILGLTDRGILAPWARADLVLVDPQAKVVVQKTDFKSRSSNSPFIGRKLQGRILMTLHQGQIVYEGRR
- the pyrF gene encoding orotidine-5'-phosphate decarboxylase → MRLQMDALYDSVRDRGPVCVGLDTAPEYIPPRERLHAASEARALYNFNRAIIDATRDVAACYKVQIAYYEALGLPGLEAYRDTLRYIREQKGIVIADIKRGDIADTAKCYAKAHFEGDFEADLVTLSPYMGMDSIEPWFSYAQERGKGAFVLMRTSNKGMRDFEYQELASGGRLYHEVGRKMTALTKECRGERGYGAFGVVVGCTEAEESETIRQTYRDLFFLIPGYGAQGGAAQDAARLLIDGNGGVVNASRSILKAWFTDFESQNLSQATYNDVAAAARREVIRMKTDILAACGVPEGTASTAATGYSSTTSDSAPGSGNNPHPTAPGVSHG
- a CDS encoding dihydroorotate dehydrogenase electron transfer subunit gives rise to the protein MADSSTCHHDRAFLSCTIVANAPIHTVPGEGLVTEMQVSWEGPVPQPGQFFMLRLERSGVLLGRPISVLGYRNGLVSFMIAERGKGSRELVTARAGEAIELSGPLGNTWPVPPLGDGPIALVGGGIGIAPLIYLSERLPPGSFHFYGGFRSKPYGLEGFPPESLTLASEDGSVGYRGRIPDVFNPAGFRAVYACGPTPMLKRIAEVCGQAPCYISLEERMACGVGACLGCTVRTTRGNRRCCVDGPIFPAAEVLFDA